The proteins below are encoded in one region of Fibrobacter sp. UWR2:
- a CDS encoding PDZ domain-containing protein translates to MNKIIVYLFAIFFAGCATSGFVDFYRPWYDDNFFPSEAYLKENEEPAIISTSDLDTKYREIASNWYWCIGYSGFNGPDLDSYEIYEGIKKLCKRTRAKVAIWKKNYTDTRSGVYSISNSVYSYSVQRYDFSAYLFIPIPNKYRNQYAPGFSISNLTQQDRERYQQNTGCLVEIVYKNTVAYYANILHGDIITQINNRRIYSIDDIRAVRANSRIGDVWNMVIVRNGKPQEVTLKYGL, encoded by the coding sequence ATGAATAAAATCATTGTTTACCTTTTCGCCATTTTCTTTGCAGGATGCGCAACATCTGGTTTTGTTGATTTTTATCGCCCTTGGTATGACGACAATTTTTTCCCTTCAGAAGCTTATTTAAAAGAAAACGAAGAGCCGGCAATAATAAGCACATCTGATTTAGACACTAAGTACAGAGAAATCGCATCAAATTGGTATTGGTGCATCGGATACTCCGGATTTAACGGGCCAGATTTGGATTCATATGAAATATATGAGGGCATAAAAAAACTCTGCAAAAGAACTAGGGCAAAAGTTGCAATTTGGAAAAAAAATTATACAGACACACGAAGTGGCGTGTATTCGATATCCAATTCCGTATATTCCTACTCTGTTCAAAGATATGATTTTTCTGCTTACTTGTTCATCCCCATTCCAAATAAGTATCGGAACCAATATGCACCAGGTTTTTCCATTTCAAACCTAACACAACAAGACCGAGAACGGTATCAGCAAAATACTGGTTGTCTTGTTGAAATCGTATATAAAAACACTGTCGCATATTACGCCAACATTCTTCATGGGGATATCATAACCCAAATTAACAACAGAAGAATTTATTCCATAGACGACATACGTGCCGTCAGAGCTAATTCAAGAATAGGCGACGTCTGGAACATGGTTATCGTCAGGAATGGCAAACCACAAGAAGTCACATTAAAATATGGCCTCTAA
- a CDS encoding DUF2442 domain-containing protein produces the protein MNNNIEKCKEDFPFRVISETPTGDGFVDCVWEMPVWVVEKLEAEAKKRKITVSDLVPLIMKAALKEKKNEITEKDVKRLWVENDAICVELKDGRIGRELIRDYEPLRKATRKQLENCRVDCNGVWFDDLDEGLELSGFFSPKKLEAIF, from the coding sequence ATGAATAACAACATCGAAAAATGCAAAGAGGATTTCCCGTTTAGGGTTATATCCGAAACACCGACTGGTGACGGTTTTGTGGATTGTGTTTGGGAAATGCCTGTGTGGGTTGTCGAAAAACTTGAGGCTGAAGCGAAAAAACGGAAAATTACGGTTTCAGACCTTGTGCCGCTTATCATGAAAGCGGCTTTGAAGGAGAAAAAGAATGAGATAACGGAAAAAGATGTAAAAAGACTTTGGGTCGAGAATGACGCGATTTGTGTTGAACTCAAAGACGGTCGGATTGGGCGGGAACTCATCCGCGATTATGAACCGCTGAGAAAAGCTACACGAAAACAGCTGGAAAACTGCCGAGTTGACTGCAACGGTGTATGGTTTGATGATCTTGATGAAGGTTTGGAACTCTCGGGTTTCTTTTCTCCGAAAAAATTAGAGGCCATATTTTAA